A single Camarhynchus parvulus chromosome 5, STF_HiC, whole genome shotgun sequence DNA region contains:
- the RASSF10 gene encoding LOW QUALITY PROTEIN: ras association domain-containing protein 10 (The sequence of the model RefSeq protein was modified relative to this genomic sequence to represent the inferred CDS: inserted 1 base in 1 codon), with protein MEPEERKISVWICQEEKLISGLSRRTTCSDVVRVLLEDSHHRRQRPAPPEPAGGMLSGPPHSYCIVEKWRGFERILPNKTKILRLWVAWGDEQENVRFVLVRSEASLPNAGPRSAEARVVLSKERPGRGLGAARASLALTQERQRRVVRKAFRKLAKINKKRQQPLAREASSAERMETLVHLVLSQDHTIRQQIQRLRELDREIDRYEAKIHLDRMKRHGVNYVQDTYLVGTGGGEPEPGREPGQPAAGRPEEDYARKCEEVLQLQEQRAQQEELLEHLAAEIQEELNERWMKRRREELELAAGPGLADTDCDTTELSGGEGELHLEHERVKTQLSTSLYIGLKLSTDLEAVKSDLDCTQRAWEDKDRELQRLLETLGTLDVAEAAAEPRGAAGGGXPAAAGGGWVEQARALRKDRADNDEDSDTGLSSMHSQDSDSLPVCESLV; from the exons ATGGAGCCCGAGGAGCGGAAGATCTCGGTGTGGATCTGCCAGGAGGAGAAGCTGATCTCCGGGCTCTCCCGGCGGACCACCTGCTCGGACGTGGTGcgggtgctgctggaggacagCCACCAccggcggcagcgcccggcgcCGCCCGAGCCCGCCGGCGGGATGCTGTCGGGGCCGCCGCACTCCTACTGCATCGTGGAGAAGTGGCGCGGCTTCGAGAGGATCCTGCCCAACAAGACGAAGATCCTGCGGCTCTGGGTGGCGTGGGGGGACGAGCAGGAGAACGTGCGCTTCGTGCTGGTGCGCAGCGAGGCTTCGCTGCCCAACGCCGGGCCGCGCAGCGCCGAGGCGCGGGTGGTGCTGAGCAAGGAGCGCCCCGGCCGCGGCCTGGGGGCGGCCCGCGCCAGCCTGGCGCTCACGCAGGAGCGGCAGCGGCGGGTGGTGCGGAAAGCCTTCCGCAAACTGGCCAAGATCAACAAGAAGCGGCAGCAGCCGCTGGCCCGGGAGGCCTCGTCGGCGGAGAGGATGGAGACGCTGGTGCACCTGGTGCTCTCGCAGGACCACACCATCCGACAGCAGATCCAGCGGCTCCGCGAGCTGGACCGCGAGATCGACAGGTACGAGGCCAAGATCCACCTGGACCGCATGAAGCGGCACGGCGTCAACTACGTGCAGGACACCTACCTGGTGGGCACGGGCGGCGGCGAGCccgagccgggccgggagcCGGGCCAGCCCGCCGCCGGCCGCCCCGAGGAGGACTACGCCAGGAAGTGCgaggaggtgctgcagctgcaggagcagcgggcgcagcaggaggagctgctggagcacctGGCCGCCGAGATCCAGGAGGAGCTCAACGAGCGCTGGATGAagcggcggcgggaggagctggagctggcagcggGGCCAGGGCTGGCCGACACGGACTGCGACACCACGGAGCTGAGCGGCGGCGAGGGCGAGCTGCACCTGGAGCACGAGCGGGTCAAGACCCAGCTGAGCACCAGCCTCTACATCGGCCTCAAGCTGAGCACGGACCTGGAGGCCGTCAAGAGCGACCTGGACTGCACGCAGCGGGCGTGGGAGGACAAGGACCGGGAGCTGCAGCGGCTGCTGGAGACGCTGGGCACGCTGGACGtggcggaggcggcggcggagccgcgcggggcggcgggcgggg ggccggcggcggcggggggcggctgGGTGGAGCAGGCGCGGGCGCTGCGCAAGGACCGCGCCGACAACGACGAGGACTCGGACACGGGGCTGAGCTCCATGCACAGCCAGGACTCGGACTCGCTGCCCGTGTGCGAGTCCCTCGTGTag